In Aspergillus fumigatus Af293 chromosome 2, whole genome shotgun sequence, a genomic segment contains:
- a CDS encoding ankyrin repeat domain-containing protein — protein sequence MVNPRRTNDRDDDRHEDVSETPLVNVAAGRGYEGVLKLLLDSGASPNESRQFPRVPLSLAIQYGHDAAVRVLLAREDTTVTLPSAPFSQQPLHFALGRGSLECVLLLIERGADLQQYESTGSRALYPAISSGSHALVEFLVNRGCNPLGCCGYTALSLAAVMGHQSLVRYFLAQGVDPEIRDRTGFTALGHAAKAGHADVVETLLEWGVRRDNVGEDGETALCWAARENHAVVVEVLLRHGADLNSPNPRGIRPIHWAVTNGSVPIFKALVARGARIDIHLEGETLLHIAARRNDRPLVEMLLQLGTEVDPRDNEGPDSFRCGGGRRPCRHDGALARQRRRHDYPRSRHMRAAAQGPLELSR from the coding sequence ATGGTAAACCCACGGCGAACCAATGATCGGGACGACGACCGGCATGAAGACGTCAGTGAGACCCCGCTGGTGAACGTGGCAGCCGGACGGGGCTACGAGGGTGTCTTGAAGCTCTTACTGGATTCCGGGGCCAGCCCGAACGAGAGCCGTCAATTTCCTCGGGTGCCCCTTTCTCTGGCCATCCAATATGGACACGACGCAGCTGTGCGAGTATTACTAGCCCGGGAAGACACAACGGTTACCCTGCCATCCGCCCCGTTCAGCCAACAACCGCTGCATTTCGCGTTAGGACGCGGGTCGCTGGAATGTGTGCTCCTCCTGATCGAGCGAGGCGCCGATCTCCAGCAGTATGAGTCTACCGGCTCCCGGGCCCTCTATCCCGCCATTAGCAGCGGGAGTCACGCTCTGGTCGAGTTCCTCGTGAACCGCGGGTGTAATCCACTCGGCTGTTGCGGGTATACGGCGCTCTCGCTTGCTGCAGTCATGGGACACCAGTCACTGGTGCGGTACTTCCTGGCTCAGGGAGTGGATCCGGAGATTCGGGACCGTACCGGATTCACTGCTCTCGGGCACGCGGCCAAGGCGGGCCACGCGGATGTCGTCGAGACGTTGCTGGAGTGGGGCGTCCGGCGAGACAATGTCGGCGAGGACGGAGAGACGGCCCTGTGCTGGGCGGCCCGCGAAAACCACGCAGTGGTTGTGGAGGTGCTCCTGCGGCATGGAGCAGATCTAAACTCGCCCAACCCTCGCGGGATACGCCCCATCCACTGGGCCGTCACCAACGGGTCCGTCCCCATATTCAAAGCGCTCGTGGCCCGGGGTGCCCGGATAGACATTCACCTCGAGGGAGAAACACTCCTCCATATCGCCGCACGGCGGAACGATCGGCCGCTGGTTGAaatgctcctccagctgggCACCGAAGTGGATCCACGAGACAACGAGGGGCCGGACTCCTTTCGCTGTGGCGGCGGCAGGCGGCCATGTCGCCATGATGGAGCTCTTGCTCGCCAACGGCGCAGACATGACTACCCGCGGTCGAGGCACATGCGCGCCGCTGCACAGGGCCCTCTGGAGCTGTCAAGATGA
- a CDS encoding putative amino acid transporter, translating to MAQPASVVLDGEDPRLREKERGTFDAVDHGTGTAAIRPQHRKLHDPSVTFEEYYYYAQLTRAEEESRPNGDQERGWLSIIFPSKSGGGVQPLPQHPSEDAKTPSAGDAARQMTITDEEWTNASRALRTATRGAIFYLITTDILGPFGLGYAFATMGWGPGIALYTVFGGLAAYSGYLLWSAFLGLDSYQFPVRSFGDLGFRLYGRWMRYLFNILQSIQLLLNVGLIVISNGEALYQVSRSKLCFIVCCLVWALFGFFIGQIRTLQKYGWLANCAVWINLIVMFITMGGAANAPPNYAAASASAGAVINEALITPVNGVYPPVQTSGGLPEAGNFVGSLNGAMQAVFAYGGAMVFPEFMSEMKRPKDFLTAMWAAQAFIYFWYMFYGLFMYGYQGQYNVNPSYLGIGSYNISTAGNVFAMVSAAIAAGLYGNIGLKVLYNQVFVELLRCPPLTTRGGKWFWVILVPIYWGIAFALAAGIPNFSGLTSVVAAVCILQFTYSFPPLLALAYWVRRAALRDGEGFDPATGQTILHDRSMSRVIRGFLAQRPKELAMSVFNIFYVLGALVLAGMGAYSAIESLINAFAQSRTTSYTCKISI from the exons ATGGCACAGCCGGCGAGTGTCGTCCTCGACGGAGAAGATCCTCGGCTGCGGGAGAAAGAGCGTGGCACATTCGATGCCGTTGACCACGGCACCGGCACTGCTGCTATCCGTCCGCAGCATCGCAAGCTGCATGATCCTAGTGTCACCTTCGAggagtactactactatGCTCAACTGACCCGTGCCGAAGAAGAGTCCCGGCCGAATGGCGATCAGGAACGGGGATGGCTGTCGATCATCTTCCCGTCCAAGTCGGGCGGCGGCGTCCAGCCCTTGCCCCAACACCCGTCGGAAGATGCCAAAACGCCCAGCGCCGGCGACGCAGCGCGCCAGATGACCATCACGGACGAGGAATGGACCAATGCGTCCCGGGCGCTGCGGACGGCCACTCGAGGGGCCATCTTCTATCTGATCACCACCGACATTCTGGGCCCATTCGGTCTGGGGTATGCCTTTGCGACCATGGGTTGGGG TCCCGGAATTGCATTGTACACGGTCTTTGGTGGCCTGGCTGCCTATTCGGGCTATCTCCTCTGGTCCGCGTTCCTGGGCCTCGATTCGTACCAATTCCCCGTTCGCAGTTTCGGGGATCTGGGCTTCCGTCTGTATGGCCGGTGGATGCGGTATCTATTCAACATCCTGCAGAGcatccagctgctgctgaacGTGGGTCTGATCGTCATCTCCAACGGTGAGGCCCTCTACCAGGTGTCCAGGAGCAAGCTGTGCTTCATCGTCTGCTGCCTGGTGTGGGCGCTGTTCGGCTTCTTCATCGGCCAGATCCGGACTCTCCAAAAGTACGGCTGGCTCGCCAATTGCGCCGTCTGGATCAACCTCATCGTCATGTTCATCACCATGGGCGGAGCCGCCAACGCGCCCCCCAACTACGCGGCCGCCTCGGCGTCGGCGGGTGCGGTCATCAACGAGGCCCTCATCACGCCGGTGAACGGCGTCTATCCGCCCGTCCAGACCTCCGGCGGCCTGCCCGAGGCGGGTAACTTCGTCGGCTCGCTCAATGGCGCGATGCAAGCCGTGTTTGCATACGGGGGGGCCATGGTGTTCCCGGAATTCATGTCGGAGATGAAGCGGCCCAAGGACTTTCTGACCGCCATGTGGGCGGCCCAGGCCTTCATCTACTTCTGGTACATGTTCTACGGCCTGTTCATGTACGGCTATCAGGGCCAGTACAACGTCAACCCCAGCTACCTGGGGATCGGCTCGTACAACATCTCGACGGCCGGCAACGTCTTTGCCATGGTCAGTGCGGCCATTGCGGCGGGTCTGTATGGCAACATCGGTCTGAAGG TCCTGTACAACCAAGTCTTCGTCGAGCTCTTGCGGTGCCCGCCGTTGACCACTCGGGGCGGCAAGTGGTTCTGGGTCATCCTGGTTCCCATCTACTGGGGGATCGCCTTTGCTCTCGCCGCCGGTATCCCCAACTTCTCCGGTCTGACCTCGGTGGTCGCGGCCGTGTGTATTCTGCAATTCACCTACAGCTTCCCCCCTCTCCTGGCCCTGGCGTACTGGGTCAGGCGCGCCGCCCTGCGAGACGGAGAGGGCTTCGACCCCGCGACGGGCCAGACCATTCTGCACGATCGGAGCATGTCGCGTGTCATCCGCGGGTTCCTCGCGCAGAGACCTAAGGAACTGGCGATGAGTGTGTTCAACATTTTCTACGTCTTGGGTGCATTGGTGTTGGCGGGGATGGGTGCATACTCTGCCATTGAGAGTCTGATCAATGCTTTTGCACAGAGCCGTACGACGTCGTATACCTGCAAGATCAGTATATGA
- a CDS encoding tellurite-resistance/dicarboxylate transporter family protein: MITRVSLLDRICQVTWGWYSIPMATGGIAVLLSSTPHQFPGLKTMGKIVYILNLVLFLGISACLIIHFLAKSSALNDSFQEPNESYFIGTCLLALATLILGAENYGNDACGPWLQVALRIVFWIYVVLSTIQAIWHNWYLYHIRMARRQPFALVRLLPLFPAMLTGTMASVLASHQPRHHALPILIGGTTFQGFGFIMSLVIYSDYFSRLHKDGLPKPSDRPEMFIAVGPWSFTALALLGMAEAAVKQFPGQSVIFYADASTSQPVSVPTGDIALVLAALVAIFVWTMAAFCLCIAVLSVLAQCRVFGSTGALRMSLPYWSMVFPNTGFVLATIRVGQVLQSSAILWVGSGLTMAQVAIWLCVGVGTIWAVATRRMLWPEGEEKES; this comes from the coding sequence ATGATCACCAGAGTGTCCCTTTTGGATCGAATATGCCAGGTCACTTGGGGATGGTATTCCATTCCCATGGCTACAGGAGGTATTGCTGTTCTCCTGTCGAGCACGCCACATCAATTCCCCGGTTTGAAGACCATGGGCAAGATTGTGTACATCCTCAATCTTGTCCTCTTCCTGGGTATATCTGCCTGTCTGATCATCCACTTCCTGGCCAAGTCCTCCGCCCTCAACGACTCCTTCCAGGAGCCCAATGAAAGCTACTTTATAGGAACCTGTCTACTGGCCCTAGCGACGCTAATCCTCGGAGCCGAGAATTACGGAAACGACGCATGTGGCCCCTGGCTGCAGGTTGCCCTTCGCATCGTGTTTTGGATCTACGTTGTCCTCTCGACCATCCAGGCCATCTGGCATAACTGGTACCTCTACCATATCCGCATGGCCCGTCGCCAGCCATTTGCCCTCGTCCGTCTTCTCCCTTTGTTTCCGGCCATGCTGACGGGGACGATGGCATCGGTGCTGGCGTCGCATCAGCCTCGTCATCATGCCCTCCCCATTCTAATCGGGGGGACAACCTTCCAAGGCTTCGGATTTATCATGTCTCTAGTCATCTACTCCGATTACTTCTCCCGACTCCACAAAGACGGACTCCCAAAGCCATCTGACCGACCCGAAATGTTCATCGCCGTGGGACCATGGAGTTTCACAGCCCTGGCCCTGCTTGGGATGGCGGAAGCGGCCGTCAAGCAGTTTCCGGGCCAGTCCGTTATTTTCTACGCGGACGCCTCCACGAGCCAGCCAGTGTCCGTCCCCACCGGAGACATTGCACTTGTACTCGCCGCGCTGGTGGCCATCTTCGTGTGGACCATGGCAGCTTTTTGCCTGTGCATTGCGGTGCTCAGCGTCTTGGCCCAGTGTCGCGTGTTCGGCAGCACCGGGGCGCTGCGCATGTCGCTTCCATACTGGAGCATGGTCTTTCCGAACACGGGGTTCGTGCTTGCCACTATCCGGGTTGGACAGGTGCTGCAGTCGTCTGCGATTCTGTGGGTTGGGTCAGGGTTGACGATGGCCCAGGTGGCTATCTGGTTGTGTGTCGGCGTAGGGACAATCTGGGCTGTGGCTACCCGGCGGATGCTGTGGCCGGAGggtgaggagaaggagtCTTAA
- a CDS encoding Zn(II)2Cys6 transcription factor domain-containing protein, producing the protein MPLRTGVSRSRRGCLTCKIRRVKCDEEKPTCCRCRSTGRKCDGYASPSSGTPRQSSELRIVQYTSQVSEPIRMSVFPSFHQPLAGCDYRALEFFHFQTVSCFGAKAGDFLLRAAYQDATVRVAAAALGSLHRAFVRDGGGPAVAPSGLTRYALQQYSSAIHLALNRIPVTEGQSTDSILIMCVLFFCFESLHGHFRNAVQHGIAGLRILRQREERFLKEGVRLPPSIVRLMFVTIENQMLEIDWQSYLPVSIQSTLLSPSKLPPVNLEDTPTLDQLSDSFQFCYNQYLKLLYLSQNLESVELVQILQQNEAYYAQVRQHMHAWSVKFDAFLAAHVQTNQSEADRVTINHLKMWRKVMDIFVNIDGSTSEGGLDRFASDFGAILCLAEDLIDSSSRTPASRSKPSAKVQPSQQRPNTLPTILPKPGSSSSLSSSSFFVVSLGLVPLLWIIATSCRHSQIRHRAIDLMSRSRRREGVWDSALFSTLARKVVTLEEEAAGFAQGAMYEPADLPVSARTNAVAGEFCEGRQGKVKFFRNGTKLYEEVIQW; encoded by the exons ATGCCTCTGCGGACAGGAGTCAGCCGGTCTCGCCGCGGCTGTCTTACATGCAA GATCCGAAGGGTGAAATGCGATGAAGAAAAGCCCACCTGCTGCCGATGTCGATCCACTGGCCGCAAGTGCGACGGCTACGCCAGCCCCTCGTCGGGCACTCCTCGCCAGTCGAGCGAACTACGGATTGTTCAATATACGTCGCAGGTATCCGAGCCAATTAGGATGAGCGTGTTCCCTTCGTTCCACCAGCCACTCGCAGGGTGTGACTACCGTGCGCTGGAGTTTTTCCACTTCCAGACCGTCTCCTGCTTCGGAGCCAAGGCCGGGgactttcttcttcgtgcaGCCTACCAGGACGCGACTGTGCGAGTGGCGGCCGCTGCGCTAGGGTCCTTGCATCGCGCCTTTGTGCGTGACGGGGGTGGGCCGGCCGTGGCGCCATCCGGCCTGACTCGGTATGCGTTGCAGCAGTACAGTTCGGCCATCCATCTGGCCCTGAACCGGATCCCCGTCACGGAGGGGCAAAGCACTGACAGCATTCTTATCATGTGTGTGCTATTTTTCTGCTTCGAGAGCCTGCATGGCCACTTTCGCAATGCGGTCCAGCACGGCATCGCCGGCCTGCGAATCCTCCGACAACGAGAAGAGCGCTTCCTGAAGGAAGGAGTCCGTCTTCCCCCGAGCATTGTTCGCTTAATGTTCGTCACCATTGAGAATCAAATGCTCGAAATCGACTGGCAATCGTACCTGCCGGTCTCCATCCAGTCAACCCTGCTGTCTCCCTCCAAACTGCCTCCAGTTAACCTGGAGGACACTCCGACGCTCGACCAGCTCAGTGATTCGTTTCAGTTTTGCTACAACCAGTATCTCAAGCTTCTATACCTATCCCAGAATCTCGAAAGCGTCGAGCTGGTCCAAATTCTCCAGCAGAACGAGGCATACTATGCCCAGGTGCGACAACATATGCACGCCTGGTCGGTCAAGTTTGACGCATTCCTCGCAGCCCACGTGCAAACCAACCAGAGCGAAGCTGACCGCGTGACAATCAATCATCTGAAGATGTGGCGGAAGGTGATGGACATCTTCGTGAATATCGATGGGTCGACGTCAGAGGGCGGACTTGACCGGTTCGCCTCTGACTTCGGGGCGATCTTATGTCTGGCGGAGGATCTTATAGATTCCTCTTCTCGCACACCTGCTTCAAGGTCGAAGCCCTCGGCCAAGGTTCAACCATCCCAACAACGACCGAATACCCTTCCTACAATCCTCCCCAAGCCcggatcctcctcctccttgtcttcttcctccttcttcgtcgtctcgCTAGGACTCGTCCCCCTCCTCTGGATCATCGCCACATCGTGTCGACATTCGCAAATCCGCCACCGAGCCATCGACCTGATGAGTCGCAGTCGCCGGCGCGAAGGTGTATGGGACTCGGCGCTGTTCTCGACGCTGGCACGCAAAGTGGTCactctggaggaagaggctgcgGGATTCGCACAGGGGGCCATGTACGAGCCGGCGGATCTGCCTGTTTCTGCCAGGACCAATGCGGTTGCTGGTGAGTTTTGCGAGGGTCGACAGGGGAAGGTTAAGTTCTTTCGGAATGGGACCAAGCTCTACGAGGAGGTTATACAGTGGTGA
- a CDS encoding PAF acetylhydrolase family protein has translation MLNLSAKHLMFAALFARLLRNSNAVPFPGTVGPYHTSIATTQLIDHHRLDPYAPTPQPRTLMISLFHPVRPAACCPSRTSYMDPVTATFEDEQYAQAGIPAGAFGSLSLQNCKPCPNATSRRRVKGPEFPLVVFSPGLGNTRLLHSVMAQQLSSTGYIVVTIDHPYDAGIVTFPDNTTILAANITTDDQIVDDLDVRVRDVSFVLDELHRPSVISKLIPGQTCGLDTSKVGIYGHSLGGATAAEAMLSDSRLKGGINLDGSFFGSVMGLDRPFMIMAHEGKNLTTDATWGALWPKLKGTRRRFMIKGSTHGTFTDLAQAADILGLREEFPTQAAVFLGSIEGGRALQVIATYTSRFFDFVLKGKKVELLEMSSKEFPEVIAGED, from the exons ATGCTCAACCTCTCTGCAAAACATCTTATGTTCGCTGCTCTGTTTGCCCGCCTTCTCCGGAACAGCAATGCGGTGCCCTTCCCCGGCACAGTAGGCCCATACCACACCAGCATTGCAACAACCCAGctcattgatcatcatcgTTTGGATCCCTACGCTCCCACGCCGCAGCCGCGTACTCTGATGatctctctctttcatccCGTCCGTCCTGCGGCATGTTGCCCATCCCGGACGTCCTACATGGACCCCGTCACCGCCACCTTCGAGGATGAACAGTATGCACAGGCTGGCATCCCAGCAGGCGCCTTCGGCTCACTTAGCCTTCAAAACTGCAAGCCATGTCCGAATGCAACTTCGAGACGCCGGGTCAAGGGCCCAGAATTTCCGCTCGTTGTCTTCTCGCCTGGCCTGGGGAATACTCGACTTTTGCACAGTGTTATGGCCCAGCA ACTGTCCAGCACTGGCTACATCGTCGTGACCATCGACCATCCGTATGACGCAGGCATTGTAACATTTCCTGACAATACCACAATCCTCGCCGCAAACATTACAACCGATGACCAAATTGTGGATGACCTGGACGTCCGTGTGAGAGACGTATccttcgtcctcgacgagctccACCGGCCGTCCGTCATCTCAAAGCTCATCCCAGGTCAAACATGTGGGCTCGATACCTCTAAAGTGGGAATCTACGGTCACTCCCTTGGAGGCGCCACTGCAGCGGAGGCTATGCTTTCTGATTCTCGCCTCAAAGGGGGTATCAACCTGGACGGTTCATTTTTCGGCTCTGTTATGGGATTGGATCGGCCGTTCATGATAATGGCACATGAAGGGAAGAACCTAACAACCGATGCCACTTGGGGCGCTCTGTGGCCAAAGTTGAAGGGTACCAGGAGACGATTCATGATTAAAGGAAGTACACATGGCACATTTACGGATTTGGCGCAGGCGGCTGATATCCTTGGTCTGAGAGAGGAGTTTCCGACCCAGGCGGCCGTATTCCTGGGAAGTATTGAGGGGGGAAGAGCCCTTCAGGTCATTGCTACTTACACTAGCAGATTCTTTGACTTTGTTctgaaggggaagaaagtTGAGCTATTGGAGATGTCCAGTAAGGAGTTCCCTGAGGTgattgctggagaagattaA
- a CDS encoding RTA1 domain-containing protein, translating into MDPTASISATATAPALSPTETCTHPKPGKNGYLPPEACDAILLYVPSFGAAIFFTILFGLTTLCHAVQAFMFKKKYAWVVIMGASWELLAFVFRILQTRHQDNVPYATAHTILYLLAPLWINAFIYMTLGRLIHFFIPERRLGGISAKRYGLIFVWLDILAFIVQLAGASITTQREVPTSTIMLGIHIYMGGIGLQELFVLIFGALTIHLHRRMVQMENYGGLDNEKTTRGSVSWRWLFAALYAALILITIRIIFRLCQYARGTDPTNPVLTQEAYEYVLDATPMFLALLILNVIHPGRVLQGPDSEFPRVSRKEKKRIKREKKEAKRAEKERKKSGKNEDGRFESLSIQEGGQVYDSRA; encoded by the exons ATGGACCCCACTGCATCGATATCCGCCACTGCTACCGCTCCAGCACTATCTCCCACCGAGACCTGTACGCATCCCAAACCAGGCAAAAATGGCTATCTGCCTCCAGAAGCCTGTGATGCCATTCTTCTCTATGTGCCGTCCTTTGGCGCAGCCATCTTTTTCACGATCCTGTTCGGGTTAACGACCCTCTGCCACGCCGTCCAAGCTTTCATGTTCAAAAAG AAATATGCCTGGGTCGTGATCATGGGAGCCAGCTGGGAGCTACTTGCGTTTGTATTCCGGATTCTACAGACACGACACCAGGACAACGTGCCCTATGCGACTGCCCACACCATTCTCTATCTTTTGGCCCCTTTAT GGATTAATGCGTTCATCTACATGACCCTGGGCCGCCTCATCCACTTCTTCATCCCCGAGCGACGCCTGGGAGGAATCTCCGCCAAACGATACGGATTGATATTCGTGTGGCTGGACATTCTCGCCTTTATCGTCCAGCTCGCAGGTGCCAGCATCACCACCCAGCGCGAGGTGCCCACCAGCACCATCATGCTCGGGATCCACATCTACATGGGCGGGATCGGACTCCAAGAACTGTTCGTGCTGATCTTTGGCGCTCTGACAATCCATCTCCACCGTCGCATGGTACAGATGGAGAACTATGGGGGATTAGACAACGAAAAGACCACCCGCGGCTCCGTTTCCTGGCGCTGGCTGTTTGCGGCGCTATATGCCGCGTTGATTCTCATCACC ATCCGAATCATCTTCCGACTTTGCCAGTATGCGCGGGGCACGGATCCGACGAACCCTGTTTTGACTCAAGAGGCATACGAATATGTGCTCGACGCGACGCCAATGTTCCTTGCTCTGCTCATTCTGAACGTCATTCATCCTGGTCGGGTCTTGCAGGGCCCGGACTCGGAATTCCCCAGGGTCAgcagaaaggagaaaaagcgCATCAAGCgcgagaagaaagaagcgAAGAGAGCCGAGAAAGAGCGCAAGAAGAGTGGGAAGAATGAGGATGGACGTTTCGAGTCGCTTTCAATACAGGAGGGGGGGCAAGTTTACGATTCCAGAGCCTAG
- a CDS encoding transient receptor potential ion channel family protein, translating into MNLLSLVFGFLAFLRLCLPASAVRLIESNALNICQDSSNFTATYFNVLFTPDNRTLTFSFDGVASISGKVTADLTLYVYGYAIPQKTIDPCKTDKMKGFCPMNAGPIDVPTASIEVGEDVVRRIPGIAYTVPDLDATVRIYVNSSATGESITCVEARLSNDKTVYQAGVGWTTAIISGLGLAASAFTSTQGHSNAAAHLAGNTLALFGFVQAQAMVGMLAVHMPPMVQSWTQNFQWSMGLIRVGAVQKIGTWYQRSTGGVPSTLLMQLTTTSVNVLKKRAVAEESSTNVIVRGIKRVGLKAAIEDTNLFLTSVIIFTFFALVVMIIVLLMKVVCAVLAKKGRTGPAWGHFLGEWDVVARGVLYRLVFIGFAPLSIFCLWEFTQRDSSAEIVVAAIIPGSISGALVWAAVKIILLMQKSISMHRNPAYVLYSDTTCLNRWGFLYVQYRATAASFILVVIGYLFVKALFISLGQTVPIVQTVALLVLEGLMLIGVSVVRPWMDKRTNTYNIAIAAVNFLNAIFVLFFSGVFDQPGIVSGVMGVCFFVINAALTLVLILLVIYASVMAVISKSPDTHYKPMQDDRGSFIQSQARLGPELDDLSAAARGGMVETKY; encoded by the exons ATGAATTTACTGTCGCTCGTTTTCGGCTTTCTCGCCTTCCTGCGGCTCTGTCTCCCCGCGTCAGCCGTCCGACTCATCGAATCCAACGCTCTGAATATCTGTCAAGACAGCTCGAATTTCACTGCCACCTATTTCAATGTCCTCTTTACTCCAGACAACCGAACCCTGACCTTCAGTTTCGATGGCGTGGCCTCCATCTCGGGCAAGGTCACCGCCGACCTCACCCTGTACGTCTACGGATATGCGATCCCCCAGAAGACGATCGATCCGTGCAAGACGGACAAGATGAAGGGATTCTGTCCGATGAATGCCGGTCCCATCGATGTTCCGACCGCCTCCATCGAGGTTGGGGAGGATGTGGTCCGCAGGATTCCCG GCATCGCATATACTGTCCCGGACCTCGACGCCACCGTCCGGATCTACGTCAACTCCAGCGCAACCGGCGAGAGTATCACCTGCGTCGAGGCGCGCCTCTCCAACGACAAGACCGTCTACCAGGCCGGAGTCGGCTGGACCACGGCCATCATCTCGGGACTGGGGCTCGCCGCGTCGGCATTCACCTCGACGCAGGGCCATTCCAACGCGGCCGCGCATCTGGCCGGCAACACCCTCGCGCTGTTTGGCTTCGTGCAGGCGCAGGCCATGGTCGGGATGCTGGCCGTGCACATGCCGCCCATGGTGCAGTCGTGGACGCAGAACTTCCAGTGGAGCATGGGGTTGATCCGGGTCGGGGCGGTGCAGAAGATCGGGACATGGTACCAGCGGTCGACCGGGGGCGTGCCGTCGACGCTGCTGATGCAGTTGACCACCACGTCCGTGAATGTGCTGAAGAAGCGCGCGGTGGCGGAGGAGAGCTCGACGAATGTGATTGTCCGGGGGATCAAGCGCGTGGGGCTCAAGGCGGCGATCGAGGATACGAACCTGTTCCTGACGAGTGTGattattttcaccttctTTGCCCTGGTGGTCATGATCATCGTCCTGCTGATGAAAGTGGTCTGCGCggtgctggcgaagaaggggcGAACGGGTCCCGCCTGGGGCCACTTCCTCGGTGAATGGGACGTCGTCGCCCGCGGGGTGCTGTACCGTCTGGTCTTTATCGGCTTCGCGCCGCTGAGCATCTTCTGCCTGTGGGAGTTCACGCAGCGTGACTCGTCGGCGGAGATCGTGGTGGCGGCCATCATCCCTGGCTCGATCAGCGGGGCGCTGGTCTGGGCCGcggtcaagatcatcctgCTCATGCAAAAGTCCATCTCGATGCATCGCAACCCGGCCTACGTCCTCTACTCGGACACCACCTGCCTCAACCGCTGGGGCTTCCTGTACGTGCAGTACCGCGCCACAGCCGCCagcttcatcctcgtcgtgATCGGCTACCTGTTCGTCAAAGCGCTGTTCATCAGCCTCGGGCAGACGGTGCCGATCGTGCAGACTGTCGCGCTGCTCGTGCTCGAGGGTCTGATGCTGATCGGGGTGAGCGTCGTGCGCCCATGGATGGACAAACGCACCAACACGTACAACATCGCTATCGCGGCGGTGAACTTCCTCAACGCCATCTTTGTGCTTTTTTTCTCCGGCGTGTTCGACCAGCCGGGGATCGTCTCCGGGGTGATGGGCGTGTGCTTCTTCGTGATCAACGCGGCCCTAACACTCGTGTTGATACTCTTGGTCATCTACGCGTCCGTCATGGCGGTCATCTCCAAGAGCCCCGATACGCACTACAAGCCGATGCAGGATGATCGCGGCTCGTTCATCCAGTCCCAGGCACGGCTGGGGCCGGAGCTGGATGACCTAAGCGCTGCGGCTCGAGGGGGCATGGTCGAAACCAAGTATTGA